The genomic interval AGCGGGAGGCTAGGGGGTGTGTTTATCCAATGGCTCTGATCGGCGATTAAGGTATCCGTGTAAAGTGAGTCGTGATCTGTGCCTTGTGCGACAACTAACGTGTTATTAGCAAGATCTTTTTCCACCACAAACCAGGGTTCTTCTGGGTAACCTTTTACGCCACCAATGCCTAAGCCTTGGCGCTGCCCTAAGGTGTAATACATCAGTCCGTGGTGCTGGCCAATTGTATTGCCGTCAATGACTTTTATTGGACCCGGTTGTGCGGGCAAATATTGCTCTAGAAAATCCTTGAACCGACGCTCGCCAATAAAGCAAATACCGGTCGAGTCTTTCTTATTATGGGTAATGAGGTTGTGTTTTTCTGCCAGCTTTCGAACCGCAGGTTTCTCTAAGTTTCCAATGGGGAATAAACTTTTCGAAAACTCAGTTTCACCCACGGCATGCAAAAAGTAGCTTTGATCTTTGTTGTTATCGAGCCCTTTTTTTAGCAAGGTTTGGCCGTTAATGGTTTCTCGGCGTGCATAATGGCCTGTGGCAATTAGGTCGGCACCAAGAATTTCTGCATACTCCAAAAATACTTTAAATTTTATCTCGCGATTACACAGAATGTCGGGATTTGGCGTGCGCCCAGCTTTGTATTCGGCTAGGAAGTGTTCGAAAACATTATCCCAGTACTCGGCGGCAAAGTTGGCGGTGTGAAGCTGAATGCCGAGCCTGTCACACACAGATTGAGCATCGGCTAGATCGGCAATGGCGGTACAGTATTCAGAGCCGTCGTCTTCATCCCAATTCTTCATAAACAAGCCTTCCACCTGATAGCCTTGCTCGATAAGTAGGAGCGCAGATACGGATGAGTCAACGCCGCCAGACATACCGACGATGACTTTTTGAGCTGGGTTCATGATAACTACCTTAAATTCGAAGGGCGCCGATTTTACCTGTGCAAGGTACCAAGCTCCAGTGATTGTGCGCCATGCTTGATATATTGATCGAGGACATCGGCGACGAGTGGGCTACGCCACGCTGCTTTTTGCTGCTCTAACTCCTCACGCGAAAGCCAGATAGGTTCAATAATGTCTGGGTCTAGCCTCGCCCCGGGAACCTGCTTTGCATCCTTTGCGCTAAAAGTGGCACGGAAATAAGTGGTGCCGTTGCTGGGTGCGGTATAGCTGGATAAGCTGACGAATCCTGCCAGAGTCACCTTATAACCTGTTTCCTCAAGGGTTTCTCGACATGCAGCCTGGGCCAAGGATTCTCCGGCTTCCACATGCCCCGCGGGTTGATTAATGCGGATACCTTGGTCCGTATTTTCACGCACGAAAAGGTATTTACCGTCCTGTTCGAGAATGACGGCAACAGTGATATGAGGAGCCCAGTAATTATCCATGTTTATGGCTCCGGGTTTTGCCCGTGCGTTTTCTTGTGGTGGCTTTCTTGTGAGGGCGGTTTTGTAGGTTGGTGTTTTCGCCGCTTAATGGTACCGATTCAAAACGTTGATCACCTGGCTGCATGTCGCCGAGTTGCCAGGGGCCGATTGCCACGCGAACCAAGCGAAGGGTCGGGTGGCCAACCGCTGCGGTCATTCTGCGAACTTGACGGTTTTTCCCCTCCGTTATCGTGAGTTCTAGCCAGCTATCGGGAATGGCTTTGCGGTATCTCACTGGTGGCGTTCTGTCCCACAAGCTGGGGGGGGCTATTAATTTTGCTTGTGCCGGCTTAGTTAAACCGTCTTTTAGCTGCACGCCGCGCCTGAGCTCGTCCAGCGCATCTACGTCAAGCTCGCCTTCAACTTGTACCCAGTAGGTTTTAGGTAGCTTATGGCGAGGGTCGGCGATCTTGTTTTGCAATAGGCCGTCATTGGTTAGTAAGACTAAGCCTTCGGAATCAAAGTCTAGCCGTCCCGCCGGGTAGAAATTCGGTAGCTGCACAAGTTCGGCCAAGGTGCGCCTTGCGTTTGTGTCAGTGAATTGACACATCATTTGGTAAGGTTTGTTCAGTAAAATCAGGTTTGTCACAGGCTATTTGTTTCTCGAATAGTGGAAATCGACCCAAGGCTGATGGATAGTAAATCCGGATCTTAATGGCCATGCTATCATGATTCGGAATCGTCCAAATATCGAACTAGGGTGCATCTTTATTATCCCCATTTAGGTGATAATTACCTGTTTATCGATAAAAATTTCCCTCACATGGAGTAACACATGGGTTACCAACACATAGAAATACCTGCAGATGGCGCCAAAATTACCGTCAATGCTGACTTTTCACTAAATGTGCCCGATCGTCCAATCATTCCTTTTATCGAAGGTGATGGTATCGGCGTAGACATCACCCCCGTGATGCGCAAGGTTACTGACGCGGCGATAAAGAAGGCCTATGGCGGCAAAAAATCCATTGCTTGGATGGAGGTTTACTGTGGTGAGAAGGCCGCTGCAAAATATAGTGGCGACTGGTTCCCGTCTGAAACCTTAGATGCCATTCGCGAGTACGTGGTTGGCATTAAGGGCCCTTTGACGACGCCAGTGGGTGGCGGTTTTCGCTCGCTGAATGTGGCTTTACGTCAGGAAATGGATCTCTATGTGTGTCAGCGGCCGGTGCGCTGGTTCAAAGGTGTGCCGTCACCGGTTAAAGACCCAGGCAAAGTGGATATGGTCATTTTTCGCGAGAATGCGGAAGATATTTATGCTGGCATTGAGTGGAAAGCTAACTCTCCCGAAGCTAAAAAAGTGATCGACTTTTTGCAAAATGAGATGGGGGTCAAGAAGTTTCGTTTTACCGAGAACCTAGGTATCGGCATAAAGCCAGTGTCAGAGCAAGGCACTAAACGCTTGGTGCGCAAAGCCATTCAGTATGCCGTCGATCAAAACTTGCCTTCCGTGACCTTGGTTCACAAGGGCAATATCATGAAATTCACTGAGGGTGCATTTTGCGACTGGGGTTATGAGTTGGCGCGCGAAGAATTTGGCGCCACACCGCTGGATGGCGGGCCTTGGCATGCGTTTAAGCACCCCAAGACCGGTGCGCAAATTGTTATTAAAGACGTTATTGCCGATGCCATGCTACAGCAGGTGTTGTTGCGGCCGTCTGAGTACGATGTTATCGCTACTTTGAATCTCAACGGCGATTATCTATCAGATGCGCTTGCAGCCCAGGTGGGTGGCATCGGTATCGCGCCAGGTGCCAACAATTCAGATGCGGTAGCACTGTTTGAGGCGACCCATGGCACGGCGCCAAAATACGCGGGACAAGACAAGGTCAATCCTGGCTCATTAATTCTATCTGCAGAAATGATGCTAAGGCACCTCGGCTGGTTTGAAGCGGCGGATTTGATTATTAAAGGGGTGGAAGAGGCTATTGCGGCTAAAACAGTGACCTATGACTTTGAGCGGCTGATGGATGACGCGACCTTGCTGTCATGCTCGGCATTTGGCGATGCCATTATTGCGAAGATTGGCGCCTAAAATGTGTGCCCACACGCCAGCGGTGCCCGTGTAGGGCGTTAGCGTGTGGGTAATTTGAAAATGGCGCCGGTGGCTTGAATTAACTGGCAACGACCTTTAATTCAGGGCGCTCATTACTTTTTGCGTTGTCATTGGCTTGAATATTGGTTGCGTGCAAGCCTTTATCGCCCTCAACGATATCAAATTTCACAGCCTGACCCGCTTTCAGGGTTTTATAGCCATCCATCTCAATTGCTGAGTAATGCGCGAATAGGTCTTCACCGCCTTGGTCGGGCAGGATAAAGCCGTAACCTTTTGCGTTGTTAAACCATTTAACAGTACCGGTAGGCATAGTATAAATCCTTCTATCGCCTTGATATATAACGTGTTTTTATAGTTTTGATAAAAGCACAGCCGCGTAAAGCCGAAAAACACACCCTTGTAAGACCGCACAACGTACCCATATCTACTGTATCTAGGTCGGCAGAAGGCGGTCAAAAAATGACAAGTTAAGCCATCTTTTAACCAACTGATGCTTTTATGTCAAGAGATTCAACCGTTGAGTGTCTTTGTTTGGCTCGGCATGAGTTAAAATGTGGGCTAATACACCTATAGTTAGAACAGGATGCAGTGAGCCTAGATGGGAAATTTCAAATATCTTCAGCTAACATTAAATAGCGCACACGATGAAGGAGAGGAAGATTCTGAACACGGCACGGGTGTTGCTGTCAAAGAGTCTAAGCCCGCGCTGAAACGGCCATCGATGTATAAGGTGGTATTGTTGAATGACGATTACACGCCTATGGATTTTGTGGTCGACGTGCTGGAAGGCTTTTTTTCCATGAACCGGGAGCAGGCGGTGAAAGTGATGCTTCAGGTTCATAATCAGGGAAAAGGCGTGTGCGGCATCTTCACGCGTGATATCGCTGAAACAAAGGCGGCACAAGTGAATCAGTATGCAAGAGAGAGTCAGCATCCGCTCTTATGCGAAATAGAGGCGGCTGGTGAAGGTGACGAAGCTTAGAGGTTACAGAGATGTTAAGCAAAGACTTAGAAGTTACCTTAAACTTGGCATTTAAAGGCGCCAGGTCCAAACGACACGAATTTATGACGGTCGAACATTTATTGTTGGCCCTGCTCGATAACGAATCAGCGGCGACTGTGTTGCGCGCCTGTGGCTCCGATATTAACAAGCTACGGAAAGAGTTGATCGAGTTTGTCGACTCCACCACACCGCTTATTCCCGAAAATGATCCCGAGCGAGAGACTCAGCCAACGCTAGGCTTTCAGCGTGTTCTGCAGCGCGCCGTATTCCATGTGCAATCCTCGGGGAAAAAAGAGGTTACAGGCGCCAATGTACTGGTAGCGATCTTTAGCGAGCAGGAGAGTCAGGCTGTTTATTACTTAAAGCAGCAATCCATTGCCCGCATTGATGTTGTTAACTATATCACTCACGGCATCTCCAAAGTTTCAGGGCACTCTGGGCATGCGGCCCAAGAGCCCAATTCAGATGTTAGTGATGATGACGCTACCGTCGATGGCAACACTGCGCAGAGCCCACTGGATAGCTATACCACCAACCTTAACGAAATGGCCGCGAATGGAAAAATAGATCCTCTCGTAGGGCGCGTCGACGAGGTGGAGCGGGTTGCTCAAATTCTTGCCAGAAGGCGTAAAAATAACCCACTGCTGGTGGGCGAGTCCGGTGTTGGTAAAACGGCAATAGCGGAAGGTTTAGCGAAAAAAATTGTTGATGGCGAAGTGCCCGAAACACTCATGGATGCTGTGGTCTACTCACTTGACTTAGGTTCACTGCTAGCGGGTACGAAATACCGCGGTGATTTCGAGAAGCGCTTTAAAGGCCTCTTAGCCGACTTGCGCAAGCAAGATAAAGCCATTTTATTCATCGACGAAATTCACACCATTATCGGTGCCGGTGCGGCGTCCGGTGGGGTAATGGATGCCTCAAACTTGTTGAAGCCTTTATTGACCTCCGGCGAAATGCGTTGCATTGGTTCAACCACTTTCCAGGAGTATCGGGGTATTTTTGAAAAGGATCGGGCCCTATCGCGCCGGTTCCAAAAAATCGATGTTAACGAGCCGTCGGTCGATGATACCTACCACATCCTAAAAGGCTTGAAGAGCCGCTTCGAAAAGCATCACGGCTTGAAATATACGGATACAGCGCTGCGTGCGGCGGCAGAATTAGCCGGTCGTTATATCAACGATCGATTCATGCCCGATAAAGCCATCGACGTGATCGACGAGGCGGGGGCATTTCAGCAGCTACAGCCTCCGCACAAACGCAAAAAGCAGATTGGCGTTCCCGATATCGAGGCCATGGTTGCAAAAATTGCCCGTATTCCGGCGAAAAGTGTTTCGAGTAACGATAAAGAACAGCTGAGAACCCTCGAAGAACAGTTGCGCATGGTGGTGTTCGGTCAAGATCAAGCGGTCGGCACTGTATCTACGGCGATAAAGTTGTCTCGTGCTGGCCTAGGATCAATCGACAAACCCATTGGCTCTTTCCTATTGGCTGGCCCTACGGGTGTGGGTAAAACAGAAATTTGCCGTCAGTTGGCCAAGATTATGGGCATTGAGCTTTTGCGCTTTGATATGTCTGAATATATGGAACGCCATACGGTATCGCGCTTGATAGGTGCGCCGCCTGGCTACGTAGGTTTTGATCAAGGTGGTTTGTTAACGGATGCCGTAACCAAACACCCACACAGCGTTGTACTGTTGGATGAAATCGAAAAAGCGCATCCTGAGGTCTTTAATCTGTTACTTCAAGTGATGGATCACGGAACGCTAACCGACAATAACGGCCGTAAAGCGGATTTTAGAAATGTCATTTTAGTGATGACCACCAATGCGGGTGCACATGTGCTAAGCCAGCGCTCAATTGGGTTTACTAAGCAAGATAACTCTACTGATGGGATGGAGGAAATTAAGAAAGCCTTCACCCCAGAGTTTAGAAATCGACTAGATGCCGTGGTTCAATTTGCGCCGCTAACGCTTGAAGTTATCAAGACAGTCGTGGACAAATTTTTGGTGCAGCTACAAGTACAACTCGATGACAAGCGCGTGCACTTGGCCGTATCTGATGCGGCGCGGGAGTGGCTTGCGGTTAATGGCTACGATGAAAAAATGGGCGCTCGCCCGATGGCGCGTTTGATTCAGGAAAAAATCAAGAAGCCACTGGCTGAGATGGTACTCTTCGGCGAGCTGGCAGATGGCGGCGGAACTGTGACGGTGGATGTGGAAAACGACGAGCTAATGGTGAGCACCGAGCATGAAATTGAAGCTGCTATGTCTTAAATGTGTGGTAGCTCAGATTTTATCTGGTAGCTACCCGTTTCACCGCGCTTTTTGTCCATTCTAGATCCAGCTGAGATCGTTAACCTATATAGACATTCGTGCCTCAATCTCGAGTTACGGATGCCTATAACCTTTATTAAGTTTTTGTTTGTTCACGTCTGTGTGGGTTTTCGCTTTCTTGTTTGGGTTACTTTTTAAAAGCAACCCATTGGCGAGCAACCTGATTTTGGTGTCCAATTCCTGAAGCTGTAGCATCAATGCTTCATAATCTCGATCGACCTCGGTACCCAGTATATTCGTCGCTTCGGCAATGGGTACTTCGCGAATCAATCTATCTCTAATCGTCACCAATGAACTCGCGGTTTGTAGTTCGCCGGCTTCAAGTGCTTGGATCAATTGGTTCGAGGCCTCTATCGCATGTCTTATTGTCCCTTTCATTAAGTAGCCCCTTGGTACTTTTTAACGGTGCTTTTAGCTTAGCGCTTTTCGTTCGTATTGATAGCTAAAAAGCCCTGCTTGGTGCGGCAATGTTTTGCCGAAATCTACAGTCGATTGAGTCAGAAAATTGCCGCTCTGCTTTTTTTTCTTCATTCGATCCCTTTGATCTTGATTTTTCTATCGTAAATACAATGGGTTACCGTTGTTTTTAAAAGTTGGCATGGGCGTTGCTCTAATCCTTTTGAGTTCTATGTGGCTGGTCGAAACCGGAGTTTTGGCAAGCTGATTTGGCAAAATACTCTAGGGTAGAGGAGAAGCAACATGCCATTAGTCATCAATACCAATGTGCAATCACTGAATGCACAGAGACAGTTGGTGAAGTCGGGCGACGATTTAAGTCAGGCGATGGAACGTTTATCATCCGGTAAACGTATCAACACCGCGGCTGATGATGCGGCAGGCTTGTCCATCTCAAATCGCATGACGTCACAAGTAAGAGGCCTAAATCAAGCCATACGAAATGCCAGTGATGGTATTTCCCTTATCCAAACCGCTGAAGGTGCGCTGGATGAGACAACAAATATCTTGCAGCGTATTCGCGAGTTAGCGATTCAATCATCGAACGGTATTTACGATGACAGTAACCGCAAGACGCTCGATGCTGAGGTTCAGCAGTTGATTGCTGAAATGGATCGAATTGCAGAAACAACATCGTTTAACGGCCAAAAATTGTTAAATGGCAGCTTGGGTGACGTGGCATTGCAGGTCGGAGCCCAATCCGGAGAATTTATAGATCTGAAAGTGGGTGAGTTGAACTCATCAACACTTGGTGCCGCGCAGGATGCTGGATTGAGTAACACCAGCCGGTACTATGACAACCCGGCGGCTGGCGCCCTTGGTATTACCGCAGGTGATTTAACCATCAATGGTATTGCCATAAGCGGCACCAGTTCTGCCGACGATAACGCATCGACATCTAATGCCAATGCCAGTTCGATTGCGCTAGCTGCTGCGATCAATAAAGTGTCAGATTTGAGTGGTGTAAAAGCCACCATAAATAGCACCGTGA from Simiduia curdlanivorans carries:
- the mnmA gene encoding tRNA 2-thiouridine(34) synthase MnmA; the encoded protein is MNPAQKVIVGMSGGVDSSVSALLLIEQGYQVEGLFMKNWDEDDGSEYCTAIADLADAQSVCDRLGIQLHTANFAAEYWDNVFEHFLAEYKAGRTPNPDILCNREIKFKVFLEYAEILGADLIATGHYARRETINGQTLLKKGLDNNKDQSYFLHAVGETEFSKSLFPIGNLEKPAVRKLAEKHNLITHNKKDSTGICFIGERRFKDFLEQYLPAQPGPIKVIDGNTIGQHHGLMYYTLGQRQGLGIGGVKGYPEEPWFVVEKDLANNTLVVAQGTDHDSLYTDTLIADQSHWINTPPSLPLRCKAKTRYRQPDQACEVTVDDSGKLRVAFDQPQRAVTPGQYVVFYLEETCLGGAVINYSFNR
- a CDS encoding NUDIX domain-containing protein — translated: MDNYWAPHITVAVILEQDGKYLFVRENTDQGIRINQPAGHVEAGESLAQAACRETLEETGYKVTLAGFVSLSSYTAPSNGTTYFRATFSAKDAKQVPGARLDPDIIEPIWLSREELEQQKAAWRSPLVADVLDQYIKHGAQSLELGTLHR
- a CDS encoding pseudouridine synthase, whose amino-acid sequence is MTNLILLNKPYQMMCQFTDTNARRTLAELVQLPNFYPAGRLDFDSEGLVLLTNDGLLQNKIADPRHKLPKTYWVQVEGELDVDALDELRRGVQLKDGLTKPAQAKLIAPPSLWDRTPPVRYRKAIPDSWLELTITEGKNRQVRRMTAAVGHPTLRLVRVAIGPWQLGDMQPGDQRFESVPLSGENTNLQNRPHKKATTRKRTGKTRSHKHG
- the icd gene encoding NADP-dependent isocitrate dehydrogenase, whose protein sequence is MGYQHIEIPADGAKITVNADFSLNVPDRPIIPFIEGDGIGVDITPVMRKVTDAAIKKAYGGKKSIAWMEVYCGEKAAAKYSGDWFPSETLDAIREYVVGIKGPLTTPVGGGFRSLNVALRQEMDLYVCQRPVRWFKGVPSPVKDPGKVDMVIFRENAEDIYAGIEWKANSPEAKKVIDFLQNEMGVKKFRFTENLGIGIKPVSEQGTKRLVRKAIQYAVDQNLPSVTLVHKGNIMKFTEGAFCDWGYELAREEFGATPLDGGPWHAFKHPKTGAQIVIKDVIADAMLQQVLLRPSEYDVIATLNLNGDYLSDALAAQVGGIGIAPGANNSDAVALFEATHGTAPKYAGQDKVNPGSLILSAEMMLRHLGWFEAADLIIKGVEEAIAAKTVTYDFERLMDDATLLSCSAFGDAIIAKIGA
- the cspD gene encoding cold shock domain-containing protein CspD, translating into MPTGTVKWFNNAKGYGFILPDQGGEDLFAHYSAIEMDGYKTLKAGQAVKFDIVEGDKGLHATNIQANDNAKSNERPELKVVAS
- the clpS gene encoding ATP-dependent Clp protease adapter ClpS, yielding MGNFKYLQLTLNSAHDEGEEDSEHGTGVAVKESKPALKRPSMYKVVLLNDDYTPMDFVVDVLEGFFSMNREQAVKVMLQVHNQGKGVCGIFTRDIAETKAAQVNQYARESQHPLLCEIEAAGEGDEA
- the clpA gene encoding ATP-dependent Clp protease ATP-binding subunit ClpA, whose translation is MLSKDLEVTLNLAFKGARSKRHEFMTVEHLLLALLDNESAATVLRACGSDINKLRKELIEFVDSTTPLIPENDPERETQPTLGFQRVLQRAVFHVQSSGKKEVTGANVLVAIFSEQESQAVYYLKQQSIARIDVVNYITHGISKVSGHSGHAAQEPNSDVSDDDATVDGNTAQSPLDSYTTNLNEMAANGKIDPLVGRVDEVERVAQILARRRKNNPLLVGESGVGKTAIAEGLAKKIVDGEVPETLMDAVVYSLDLGSLLAGTKYRGDFEKRFKGLLADLRKQDKAILFIDEIHTIIGAGAASGGVMDASNLLKPLLTSGEMRCIGSTTFQEYRGIFEKDRALSRRFQKIDVNEPSVDDTYHILKGLKSRFEKHHGLKYTDTALRAAAELAGRYINDRFMPDKAIDVIDEAGAFQQLQPPHKRKKQIGVPDIEAMVAKIARIPAKSVSSNDKEQLRTLEEQLRMVVFGQDQAVGTVSTAIKLSRAGLGSIDKPIGSFLLAGPTGVGKTEICRQLAKIMGIELLRFDMSEYMERHTVSRLIGAPPGYVGFDQGGLLTDAVTKHPHSVVLLDEIEKAHPEVFNLLLQVMDHGTLTDNNGRKADFRNVILVMTTNAGAHVLSQRSIGFTKQDNSTDGMEEIKKAFTPEFRNRLDAVVQFAPLTLEVIKTVVDKFLVQLQVQLDDKRVHLAVSDAAREWLAVNGYDEKMGARPMARLIQEKIKKPLAEMVLFGELADGGGTVTVDVENDELMVSTEHEIEAAMS